In Anoplopoma fimbria isolate UVic2021 breed Golden Eagle Sablefish unplaced genomic scaffold, Afim_UVic_2022 Un_contig_13607_pilon_pilon, whole genome shotgun sequence, one genomic interval encodes:
- the LOC129088608 gene encoding protein cornichon homolog 4, translating into MEAAVFILSLVDCCALIFLSVYFIITLSDLECDYINARACCSKLNKWVIPEMVGQCLSTMLMLVSMHWFIFLLNLPVAAWNIYRYVKVPMGNMGVFDPTEIHNRGQLKSHMKEAMIKLGYHLLCFFIYLYSMILALIND; encoded by the exons atggaagcGGCAGTGTTCATTCTGTCACTTGTGGACTGCTGTGCACTTATTTTCCTCTCGGTGTACTTT ATAATCACCCTGTCTGATCTAGAATGTGACTATATCAACGCTAGAGCCTGCTGCTCCAAGCTAAACAAA TGGGTCATTCCAGAGATGGTCGGCCAATGTCTCTCCACTATGCTGATGTTGGTCTCGATGCACTGgttcatcttcctcctcaacCTGCCTGTAGCAGCATGGAACATTTATAG GTATGTGAAAGTTCCAATGGGAAACATGGGCGTGTTTGACCCCACTGAGATCCACAACCGAGGTCAGCTCAAGTCCCACATGAAGGAGGCCATGATTAAACTGGGTTACCACCTGCTCTGCTTCTTTATCTATTTGTATAG